The nucleotide sequence ATCCAGGACCCGATCATTTCCTCATCCCAAAAGCGTTTCATCTTCCACGAAAGCACGCCCATGTTGGTCGGGCTGCCCACAGCGAGGCCATCGCACCACTCGACATCCGCGGCGGAAGCCTCCTCCACACCGCGCACGCGCACCTCCGTATCCGGCACCAGCGCGGCCCCTTCGCCGACGAGCTCAGCCATTTGCTGAACATTGCCGGTGGCTGAATCGAAGAGGACGAGAATTTTGTTCATTGCAGCTTCGCCGGATCGAGCACGGCGTGCTTGATGGTTTTGCGTTGCCACGTGTAACTGACGTGTACCTGGCCGTCGCGGGATTGGATGACTGCGGGATAGGAATATTCGCCGGGCGCACGCTCAAGTGTAAGGACGGGCTTCCAGCTCTTGCCGTCGGCAGACACAGCCACGTTGAGCATGGTGCGGTTGGCGGGAAAAATGATGCCGCGTACGGTGTGGTTGTAGACGATCAACTGCCGGCCATCGGCAAGCGTCACGGCGTCGGTGCCGGCGTTGGGGTTGGGCAATGGCGAGGCAGCCATGGGGCCCCACGTCTTGCCGCCATCGGCCGAGCGACTGGTGGTGACGACGCGTTGTCGGCTGCGACACATGACCTGCAACTCGCCGTCCCGATGAAACAACACGCTCGGCTGGATGGCGCCAAATGTTTTGCCGTCGTGAATCGGGCCAATCACCTGCCACGTCTTGCCGAGGTCGCGCGTGATTTCAAAATGCACGCGCCAACCGTCGAACTCCGTGCTGCTCGGGCAAAGGATCGCGCCATCCGCCAGCTGCACGGGCTTGTTCTTCACCGGGCCAACCAAATGCCCCAACGGCCCTTTGCCGAGCTTGCGGCGGTTGCCCCAGGTTTTGCCGCCGTCTTTGGAGGTCATCATCACGCCCCACCATGTGCTGGGGGTGGGGCCGACTTTGTAAAACAACAGCAGCGGCCCGGTCTTCGGCTGAAAGAGCACCGGATTCCAGCAGGGATAATCCTTGTCCTCGCCCTCGGCGCCGGTGGCCACTTCCACGGGCGCGGTCCATTGACCAGCGACCAATCGCGACACGCGAATGCCCACATCCTGATGCTTCTCCCGCGTGCCCGCAAACCAGGCGGCGACGAGGCCGGTTTTGGTTTCCGCCAGTGTCGAGGCGTGGCACTGCGGCGTGGCCCGGTTTTCCAGTGGGTAAATATAGCCGGCGGACAACAGGCTGCCCTGCCCCGGTTGCGCCTTGGGCGGGAGTTCGGCCGCGGCGCACAGGCCAGCGGCAGTGAGGAAGAGGAGGAGCGGTTTCATTTTAAACGTCTTTGGAGCCAGCTGGAATACTCGGGCCGCTTGATCCATTCGGGGAAGAACGGTTTGTAGGCATCGACGGTGTTCCAGAAAATACGCGGTGGTTGAGGGCCGACTTTGCCTTCGGGATAATCCTTGCCCGCCACACTGTCGGCGATGGACGTGCGCGCGGCCTCCAACTGTTGGCGCAGGCGCGCGACTGTTTTCGGTTCGGCGTCGACCAAATTCGTTTCCTCCGCGTGATCCTTGGCGAGATTGTAGAGCTCGTAGCGCGGGCCGTTTTTGCCCGGCAACGAGAGCAGCTTGTAATCATTATCAATCACCACCACACGGTCGCGGCTCCGGAACGGCAGCGGCTTGGTGCGTGGGCCCGTTTCCTTGGCGAACAACGGCTGCAGGCTCAAGCCGTCCTGCGGCTGCAGCATCGCGGACTTCGGAAGATCGCATATCTCGGCAATGGTCGGGAAAATATCCACCGCCCCAGCCGGATGCTTGGTGATGCGCGCCTTGGCAATGCCAGCGGGCCATTCAATCACACACGGCACCCGCAGCCCGCCCTCGTACATGCTGCTCTTATAACCGCGCAGACCGCCGGTGGTGTCCGGCTCAAACCCCGGCAGGCCGCCGTTGTCGCTGGTGAACCATACCAGCGTGTCGTCTGCCACGCCGAGCTTGCGCAAGCCTTTCCGCAAGGCGCCGATGCTGCGGTCCATGGCCACCAATTCACCATAGTGATCCTGCGCCTTGGGTGTGAGCTGGGCAAACGGTCCCTTGTCCTCGGCGGATGCAATCCACGGACTATGCGGCGTGCCGTACCAGATCACCGTGAAGAATGGTTGCTTGGCTTGCACCTGTTCGCCAATGAACTTCAGCGCCTCATCCACCACCACCTCGGACGAGTCGCCCTGATGTTCTTCAAACTTGCCCATTCGGCTCAGGAGCGGGTCGCGTTCGAAAAAGTTGGTCACCGAAAGCCACACATCAAAGCCCACCTTGCCGGGGCTGTGCGTATCATCTTTCAGGATCGGCACACCCGGTCCGCGCAAGCCGTTAAGGTGCCATTTCCCAAAATGACCGGTAGCATACCCGGCACGTTGCAGGGCTCGCGCGAGCGTCTTTTCCTGACTGCGCAAGGCGAAGCCATGATCGAACACCCCCGTGCGATCGTGCGATCGGCCGGTGAGCACCGTTGCCCGTGTGGGCGAGCAAACCGGTCCACCGGCGTAAAAGCGATCAAACCGCAACCCGGCCGCGGCCATGGCATCCAGGTGCGGGGTCTTGAGCACGGGATGATTGTAATACCCCGTCTGCCCCCAGCCCTGATCATCGGCCATCACCAGAACCACATTGGGCACCGCCCCCGCCACCCAAGTCGCTAAGGTAAACTGCAGAAAAATGAATCGCATGGCCGGAGGATAGCGGATTTTTTCGGGAGAAACCAGTTCCACCTCGTCACTTGCTGCCAACGAAATCCGCTTGCCGCGATGGCCCGCCCCCGCCACCCTTGGTCCGTGATCATTCGCACGTTTCTCCTGTTAAGCCTCGCCACCCTCGCCGTCGCCGCGCCGGCTAAGTGGCGGCAGAGCTTTGATGCGGGCTATTTTGATGCGCAGGGAAAATGGGCCGGCGGCTCGGAGATCATGCATCTCGCCGCCCACGCCGGGAGTCTGTACGCCGCCAATGGCTACTGGCTCGACGCGCGCTGGGTGATTCCGCCCGAGGGCCAGAAACAATCCGCGCAAGTGCTGCGGCTGGACAAGGCCGATGGCAAATGGCAGGTGGATCTTGATCTCGGCCAGGCCAATGACCTTGGGCTGGAGTACATGAAGGGCAACATTCTGAAGTCCGTTTCCTTTTCCACCTCCGGCGAAGGCCGCGTGCTCAATGCGTCCAAGCACTTGCTGGTCATGGCGGCCGGGGCGAATTTTGAACGCGGCGGCGCGGTGTCCGTCTGGGTACGCGACGATGTCGCCGGCACATGGCACCACACCCTTGTGCGACACGGCTCCAATGCCGGCGGCATCCGCTGGGTACCGCGCGATCTGCAAGTGTATCGCGACCGCGTGACGGGCGTGGACCGCATCTTCCTGCTGCTCGGCAATCCCGGCATTATCAGTGGCGTGTACGATCCGCGCGAACCTTCGCGTATCCGCTGGGATCGGCACGTGGAATTTCCCTTTCTCACCAAGGGCAGTTTCTTCACGCGCCCGCTGGGCATCGCCGAGGCCAATGACGCGCTGCACTTTTCCGAAGGGCCCTCCATCTTCCGCC is from Limisphaerales bacterium and encodes:
- a CDS encoding exo-alpha-sialidase, which translates into the protein MKPLLLFLTAAGLCAAAELPPKAQPGQGSLLSAGYIYPLENRATPQCHASTLAETKTGLVAAWFAGTREKHQDVGIRVSRLVAGQWTAPVEVATGAEGEDKDYPCWNPVLFQPKTGPLLLFYKVGPTPSTWWGVMMTSKDGGKTWGNRRKLGKGPLGHLVGPVKNKPVQLADGAILCPSSTEFDGWRVHFEITRDLGKTWQVIGPIHDGKTFGAIQPSVLFHRDGELQVMCRSRQRVVTTSRSADGGKTWGPMAASPLPNPNAGTDAVTLADGRQLIVYNHTVRGIIFPANRTMLNVAVSADGKSWKPVLTLERAPGEYSYPAVIQSRDGQVHVSYTWQRKTIKHAVLDPAKLQ
- a CDS encoding sulfatase-like hydrolase/transferase, which translates into the protein MRFIFLQFTLATWVAGAVPNVVLVMADDQGWGQTGYYNHPVLKTPHLDAMAAAGLRFDRFYAGGPVCSPTRATVLTGRSHDRTGVFDHGFALRSQEKTLARALQRAGYATGHFGKWHLNGLRGPGVPILKDDTHSPGKVGFDVWLSVTNFFERDPLLSRMGKFEEHQGDSSEVVVDEALKFIGEQVQAKQPFFTVIWYGTPHSPWIASAEDKGPFAQLTPKAQDHYGELVAMDRSIGALRKGLRKLGVADDTLVWFTSDNGGLPGFEPDTTGGLRGYKSSMYEGGLRVPCVIEWPAGIAKARITKHPAGAVDIFPTIAEICDLPKSAMLQPQDGLSLQPLFAKETGPRTKPLPFRSRDRVVVIDNDYKLLSLPGKNGPRYELYNLAKDHAEETNLVDAEPKTVARLRQQLEAARTSIADSVAGKDYPEGKVGPQPPRIFWNTVDAYKPFFPEWIKRPEYSSWLQRRLK